TGACGTTCGAGGTGCACGCGCAGGGCGCGGTGCATGTCTTCGACTGTTTCGCCTGCGCCATCCACCGCATGGCGCCGATCTGTGAGCACTGCCGGTGCCAGATCATCGGCCAGGGCGTCGAGGCCGACGGGCAGTGGTACTGCGGTGCGCACTGCGCGCGGTCGGACGGGAGGGTGGGCATCGTCGACCGGGTCTGATCCACCCGGTCCGCCGGGCGGGTCCGCACGGCCCGCCGGCCGGGTCCGCACGGCCCGCCGGCCGGGCGCGGCCGGAGCCGCCCCCGCCACCGCTGGGGGGACCCGCAGCCCGGGGACCGCGGCGCCCCAGGTACCGTCGAAGCCGTGTACCGCTTCCTGTTGTCCCGGCAGTGGGTGATCCTCACCCTCGTGGCTCTCGTGCTGATCCCCGTCATGATCAAGCTGGGCTTCTGGCAGCTCCACCGCCATGAGCACAAGGTGGCGCAGAACCAGCTGATCGCGAGCAGCCTGGCCGCCAGGCCGGTCCCGGTCACCGAGCTGACCGCCCCCGGCCGGGACCTGCCCCACGACGACATGTGGCGCACGGTCACCGCCACCGGCACCTACGACACCGCGCACGAGGTCGTGGTCCGCCAGCGCACCGCCGCCGACGAGCAGAGCATCGGCTACTACGTGCTCACCCCGCTGGTCCTCGGCGACGGCCGGGCCGTACTGGTCAACCGCGGCTGGATCTCGGCGGGCAACGACCTCACCAAGTTCCCGGACGTCCCGGCCGCTCCCCGCGGCAAGGTGACCGTGACCGGCCGGATGATGGCCGACGAGACCACCGCCGTCAGCGGTATCAAGGACACCAGGGGCCTGCCCGCCCGCCAGATCATGCTGATCAACAGCAAGGAGCAGACGGAGCGGGTCGGCCGGCCGCTGCTCGGCGGCTACATCGAGCAGACCGGGCCCGAGCCGCCCGGCGGCAAGCCCGAGCTGGTCCCCGAGCCGGACCACGACTCCATCGGCCCGCACATGGCGTATGCGGTCCAGTGGTGGCTGTTCGCGGCGGCGGTGCCGGTCGGCTGGGTCATCCTCGTCCGCCGGGAGCGGCGCGACCGGGTGGCTGCCGCGGCCGAGGAGGCCGAACAGGCCCGGGAGGCCGAACAGGGCGACGCCCGGGAGGCCGAGGCAGCCGGCGAGGACGCACCGCCGGTCCCGGCCGGCGGCCCGTAGCCCGGACAGCCGCCACCCCCGCGTGGCGCGCCCTCCGGGCGGGAAAAGGCGCTGAGTGCACCCACACATCGAGGATTATGCGCTCATCGGCGATCTGCAGACCGCCGCACTCGTCGGCCGCGACGGCTCCATCGACTGGCTGTGCCTGCCCCGCTTCGATTCCGGGGC
This Streptomyces decoyicus DNA region includes the following protein-coding sequences:
- a CDS encoding SURF1 family cytochrome oxidase biogenesis protein; this translates as MYRFLLSRQWVILTLVALVLIPVMIKLGFWQLHRHEHKVAQNQLIASSLAARPVPVTELTAPGRDLPHDDMWRTVTATGTYDTAHEVVVRQRTAADEQSIGYYVLTPLVLGDGRAVLVNRGWISAGNDLTKFPDVPAAPRGKVTVTGRMMADETTAVSGIKDTRGLPARQIMLINSKEQTERVGRPLLGGYIEQTGPEPPGGKPELVPEPDHDSIGPHMAYAVQWWLFAAAVPVGWVILVRRERRDRVAAAAEEAEQAREAEQGDAREAEAAGEDAPPVPAGGP